In Candidatus Desulfofervidus auxilii, the genomic window TAGATGTAATTGCTCATTTAGGTTTGGGAAAATTTGGTTTTATTTTAAATGCTACAAATTATTCTCAAGGTTCTATTGTTGTTAAACGTTTGCAAGAAAGGTTAAGAAATAGAGTTGGTTTAGACATAAAATTCGGAATGGCAGTTTATATGGGTGAACCTCAAGTGACAAAAGAGGATTTTTTAAAGAGAGCTGAAGAAGCATTGAGATTTGTTAAGAAAGCAGAAACTGAGAGTGTATATTATTTTGTTGAACAGTTTATTTGATATTTTTCTGGCAATTTAAAATAGTATTTTGCTTCTTTAAATTTATTTCTTTTAAGGCAGCCACTTGCATAAATTTGACATTTTTTCTTTAATTCTTCTAAAGCTAATTTATATTGAGTCTCATTCAATATTCCGCTTTTTAAAATCTTTTCAATGGCTTTAATCCTCCATTTATCTAAAGCTTCAACAAGTTTAGAAAGCTGGTCAGGATGTCCTCCTCTTTTTATTACTAATGGTTCAGGTAAAAGATAAACAGGGAACCTGGCAGTGATTCTTAGCCACATATCATAATCTTCACATGCTGGGAATGACTCGTCAAATAAACCTACTTTTTCAAATAGTGTTTTATGCATCATAACAGCAGAAGGACTAATTAAACAACGTTCAAGACTCTTTTCAAACATCATTCCTGATGGTTTTTTATGATATTTTTTAGGATTTACCCTTTTCCCGTTTCTTAGCCAAATTTCTTCTGTTTGGCATATAAGGGCATTATGATGGTTATCAAAAAAATTAATTTGAACCTCTAATTTTTTTGGATACCAAAGATCATCTGAGTCTAAAAAGGCAATAAATTCTCCTTTTGCTGTTTTTATCCCAACATTTCTTGCTTTGCTTACACCATGATGAGGAATAACAATATATTTTAATTTATTTTTATATTGTGCTATAATTTTTGGTGTTTCGTCAGTTGAGCCATCATCCACAATAATTAATTCATAATCTTTATAAGTCTGATTTAATACTGATTCTATTGCCTCTTTTAAAAAATTAGCTCGATTATAAGTTGGAATGATAACACTAACTTTTGGCATTATTTATCAATTTTTTAGCAAAATCTAACCAAATTTCAGGCACCAAAATAAGATAACTGCCCAATTGTCCACTACTTACTGGATGGGGAATGTGTTTTAAACATTGTAAACAATAAGGTATACCCTTTGTTTCCAAAAGTCCGCAAATAAAATAAGCTTCATATTCAATAGGAGTATCAACTACTACTATCCACCTTTCATCCGAAGAATCTTTTTTCTTTTTTGGAAAAGGAATAATTTTACTCATCTTAAAATAAAGCCATTAAAATAAATTGCCCATCTATTAAAGCTTCCGATATAACACCAGGCCGAAGATATTTTTTCTCCATTTGCCATAAATAGAGTAAAAATCCCATAAGTACTAAACTATAAAAATAAGCCTCTTTTGGGAAAGTGTTAAGATAAGTTAAAATAACAGTTAAAAATATAGCTCCAATAACTAAAATATAAAGCAATTTAAAACTCTTTTTTTCACCTAAAACGATAGGTAAAGTTTCTCTTCCTACCATTTGATCACCCTGGATATCAAGGAGATCAAAACAGCAAGTGCGAATAAATGCTAAAATAGATAAATAAGCAAAGACCAAAAAAGCTTTTAAAGGAGGTGAGGAGGGTTTTAAAAAGAATGGGAAAAACGCAGAAATAAAACCCCAGGCAAATGGTACTAAAATAGTCTTTGAACCTGGTAAATTTTTTAATTTTAATTTTAAAACAGGAATTTTTATATTATAAATGATTCCAGCAAAAGTAAGAAAAAGCAAGATAAAAAATGCTGGTAATATAGGCCAAGTGAGATAAAGAGAGAAAATTATACAACCAAGACCAATGATCCAAAATAAAATATAGTATTTTTCAAAAAAATGTCCTCTTGTAGGATCTGTTAGTTTAGTGGCTTCTAAATCTGTAAGGTGGTTTAAAAGATGCATAGCCCAAAGATAGGCAAAGG contains:
- a CDS encoding glycosyltransferase; translation: MPKVSVIIPTYNRANFLKEAIESVLNQTYKDYELIIVDDGSTDETPKIIAQYKNKLKYIVIPHHGVSKARNVGIKTAKGEFIAFLDSDDLWYPKKLEVQINFFDNHHNALICQTEEIWLRNGKRVNPKKYHKKPSGMMFEKSLERCLISPSAVMMHKTLFEKVGLFDESFPACEDYDMWLRITARFPVYLLPEPLVIKRGGHPDQLSKLVEALDKWRIKAIEKILKSGILNETQYKLALEELKKKCQIYASGCLKRNKFKEAKYYFKLPEKYQINCSTK